Proteins from one Legionella taurinensis genomic window:
- the icmV gene encoding type IVB secretion system protein IcmV — protein MKKESPSRIVTVLKNIFDVRKWSDFDRMKSFTLYLGDGFKRLFVPQKTTGSGESFKMAMAKYNLSEKDLIAQQKALFRLSVLMFIAAILVFSYAVYHVIYGSISAVIISLVVMLIALTLAFRYHFWYYQIKVRKLGCTFREWFRQGLMGEKP, from the coding sequence ATGAAAAAAGAGTCGCCGTCAAGAATAGTGACTGTTTTAAAGAACATTTTTGATGTTCGCAAATGGTCTGATTTCGACAGAATGAAGTCGTTTACATTGTATCTGGGAGATGGCTTCAAGCGGCTTTTCGTGCCGCAAAAAACAACCGGCAGCGGTGAGTCATTTAAGATGGCCATGGCCAAATACAATCTCTCTGAAAAAGATTTAATCGCTCAACAAAAAGCGCTTTTCCGATTGAGTGTTTTAATGTTTATTGCGGCCATTCTGGTCTTTTCCTACGCCGTTTATCATGTGATTTATGGATCAATCAGCGCGGTTATCATCAGCCTCGTGGTGATGCTCATCGCCCTGACTTTGGCATTTCGTTATCATTTTTGGTATTACCAGATTAAAGTACGAAAACTTGGATGCACCTTCAGGGAATGGTTCAGGCAAGGTTTGATGGGTGAAAAACCATGA
- the mutL gene encoding DNA mismatch repair endonuclease MutL produces the protein MVVRIKELPITVANQIAAGEVIERPASVVKELLENAYDAKADTIHVDIGFGGLNQIKVSDNGLGIVADDLPLAIAPHATSKISQLNDLYMIHSMGFRGEALASIASVSRLSITSKTAEQAHAMQLTAENGILQINPCARSQGTTVDVKDLFFNAPVRKKFLKGERQEFQAIELLIKRFALSAPHLAIHLTHNGKKHVDLPAAKDEQGALWRIRKILGKEFVEQAVYVDVEHAGVRLRGWVGKADYQRNQNDKQWVYINGRMVKDKLIHHAIKLAYEPVLYPGKHPSCLLYLTLNPADIDINVHPTKHEIRFQQPRFIHDFLVSQLQKVLDRRESPGIDLSNALGRKNPVPPLQEKIPVFLTSAAMPAATTPCSMLAIDEQFMVFQSARGQVYLADWRALYREWLLKQLAVQPLPLAFRPLLVPVRYQYEKIMDNLQRQRYSQLLGQIGIRVEWFNESQILVQTLPLLTPHLAISDFFSRLLNAPMPTESELIHLLTASQKLPDLNSSAHGDFKDFLHHQAETLAAETLFCKPLSTLFCRELLHA, from the coding sequence ATGGTCGTAAGGATCAAGGAACTGCCCATTACCGTGGCTAATCAAATCGCGGCGGGTGAGGTGATTGAACGCCCGGCATCGGTGGTAAAGGAATTACTGGAAAATGCCTATGATGCAAAGGCCGATACCATTCATGTGGACATTGGTTTTGGCGGTTTGAATCAGATAAAAGTCAGTGATAACGGCTTAGGGATTGTCGCGGACGATTTGCCCTTGGCCATTGCCCCTCACGCCACCAGCAAAATCAGTCAACTGAATGATCTCTACATGATCCACAGCATGGGATTTCGCGGCGAGGCGTTAGCCAGCATTGCTTCGGTCAGTCGTTTAAGCATTACCTCGAAAACGGCAGAACAGGCGCATGCCATGCAATTGACGGCTGAAAACGGCATCCTGCAAATCAACCCCTGCGCCCGCAGCCAGGGCACGACTGTGGATGTGAAGGATCTTTTTTTTAATGCGCCGGTACGCAAGAAATTTTTAAAGGGCGAACGGCAGGAATTTCAAGCCATCGAATTATTGATTAAACGGTTTGCCTTAAGCGCACCGCATTTAGCCATTCACTTAACCCATAATGGTAAAAAGCACGTCGATTTACCTGCGGCAAAGGACGAGCAGGGGGCGTTGTGGCGCATCAGAAAAATCCTTGGCAAGGAATTCGTTGAACAGGCTGTGTACGTGGACGTGGAACATGCCGGTGTCCGCTTGCGGGGGTGGGTGGGCAAAGCCGACTACCAGCGCAATCAAAACGACAAGCAATGGGTGTACATTAATGGGCGCATGGTCAAAGACAAGTTGATTCATCATGCCATCAAACTCGCCTATGAACCGGTGCTTTATCCGGGTAAACATCCGTCCTGCCTGCTGTATTTAACCCTTAATCCGGCGGACATCGACATCAATGTTCACCCCACCAAACACGAGATACGTTTTCAACAACCGCGATTCATCCATGATTTTCTGGTATCTCAATTGCAAAAAGTCCTGGATCGGCGTGAAAGCCCTGGTATTGATTTGTCAAACGCGTTAGGCAGGAAGAACCCTGTCCCGCCGCTTCAGGAAAAGATCCCCGTTTTTTTGACGTCGGCGGCGATGCCCGCCGCGACGACCCCTTGCTCCATGCTGGCTATCGATGAACAATTTATGGTGTTTCAAAGCGCCAGGGGGCAGGTGTATCTCGCCGATTGGCGAGCCCTCTATCGGGAATGGCTGTTGAAGCAATTGGCGGTTCAACCCCTGCCCTTGGCCTTTCGCCCGCTGCTTGTACCAGTTCGTTATCAATATGAAAAAATAATGGACAATTTGCAGCGGCAACGCTATAGTCAGCTGCTCGGTCAAATCGGTATCCGGGTGGAGTGGTTTAACGAGTCGCAAATCCTCGTTCAAACCCTGCCCTTGTTAACCCCGCATCTGGCCATTAGCGATTTTTTTTCCAGGTTGTTGAACGCACCCATGCCGACTGAGAGCGAATTAATTCATTTACTGACAGCGAGTCAGAAATTGCCGGATCTTAACAGCAGCGCACACGGCGATTTTAAAGACTTCCTGCATCACCAGGCTGAAACGTTGGCCGCAGAGACGTTATTCTGTAAACCCTTGTCGACTTTGTTTTGCCGGGAATTGCTGCATGCCTGA
- a CDS encoding glycosyltransferase family 9 protein, translating into MINSICVVRISALGDVLMAVPLIRTLQTHYPQAKITWVICRPAYDLVEGMDGVEFIVIPKPDTFKDYWHFRKQMRHRQFDVLLAIQSSFRANLLYPFIKAKRKIGYDRLRAKDGHALFIKETITPGHDHTLDGFLRFAQALDLSSMTIRWDLPIADEQAQWAREHLPSQGPILLVNPAASKPERSWPVDRYVAVINEAQQRWNVQVVLTGGPGDYDRQLADAILQQVHCIDLVGKTRPKQLLAVIQQSQAMLCPDTGPSHMAAAVGTPVVALHAVTSSNVSGPYTFRHLAVDCYPQAVTDVLKKTEETNVWGTHAHGEDTMKLVSVEAVLAKLEQLFTTYYSLPAHKKAGT; encoded by the coding sequence ATGATTAATTCCATTTGTGTTGTTCGTATTTCGGCGTTGGGTGATGTCTTAATGGCGGTGCCATTGATACGCACCCTGCAGACGCATTATCCTCAGGCTAAAATCACCTGGGTTATCTGCCGCCCGGCCTATGATCTGGTTGAAGGCATGGACGGCGTTGAATTCATCGTAATTCCCAAACCCGATACGTTTAAGGACTATTGGCATTTCCGAAAACAAATGCGTCATCGGCAATTTGATGTGCTGTTGGCCATTCAATCCAGTTTTCGCGCCAACCTGCTTTACCCCTTTATTAAAGCGAAGCGTAAAATTGGTTATGACCGCCTGCGCGCGAAGGATGGTCATGCTCTGTTTATCAAAGAAACCATTACGCCAGGTCATGATCACACGCTTGACGGCTTTTTGCGTTTTGCGCAAGCGCTTGATTTATCTTCTATGACTATTCGCTGGGATTTGCCTATCGCTGACGAGCAGGCGCAATGGGCACGTGAACATTTGCCTTCACAGGGACCGATTTTATTGGTGAATCCGGCGGCCAGTAAACCCGAGCGCAGCTGGCCAGTTGATCGGTATGTGGCAGTTATTAACGAAGCACAGCAGCGATGGAACGTGCAGGTGGTTCTGACGGGCGGTCCTGGGGATTATGATCGGCAACTGGCTGACGCCATTTTGCAGCAGGTTCACTGCATCGATCTGGTGGGTAAAACCCGACCAAAACAGTTATTGGCGGTGATTCAACAGAGCCAGGCCATGCTTTGTCCGGATACCGGCCCCTCGCACATGGCGGCGGCCGTGGGTACTCCGGTTGTGGCCTTGCACGCTGTGACCAGTTCCAATGTCTCCGGCCCCTATACTTTTCGCCATTTGGCTGTCGATTGTTATCCGCAGGCCGTGACTGACGTCCTTAAAAAAACCGAAGAGACCAATGTCTGGGGAACGCATGCCCACGGTGAAGACACCATGAAATTAGTGAGTGTTGAAGCGGTGTTGGCTAAACTTGAACAGCTCTTTACAACGTATTACTCATTACCCGCACATAAAAAAGCAGGAACCTAG
- the icmW gene encoding type IVB secretion system protein IcmW: protein MPDLSHQASAQYWFEYVDPMIYRVITFMESVEDWTLDGDPALEEALNRLGNELDDIEKIDLGVLGQEDVFIRLVGNIKAGRGLRLLQAIDTVHPGSASRILIHAEENSAGSFDPAGFFLKRNITFERLRLLARVFSEYRLKLVARALEGEE from the coding sequence ATGCCCGATCTCAGCCACCAGGCCTCCGCTCAATACTGGTTTGAATACGTGGATCCGATGATCTATCGGGTGATCACTTTTATGGAAAGTGTCGAAGACTGGACCCTGGATGGTGACCCGGCTCTTGAAGAAGCGTTAAACCGTTTGGGAAACGAACTGGATGACATCGAAAAAATCGATTTAGGCGTCCTTGGCCAGGAAGATGTCTTTATCCGTCTGGTGGGTAATATCAAGGCGGGACGCGGCCTTCGTTTGCTGCAAGCCATTGACACGGTCCATCCGGGCAGTGCCTCACGCATTTTAATTCACGCCGAGGAAAACAGCGCCGGCAGCTTTGACCCCGCCGGATTTTTTCTAAAGCGCAATATCACATTTGAACGGCTGCGCCTGCTTGCCCGTGTATTTTCTGAATATCGCTTAAAACTTGTTGCACGCGCTCTTGAAGGGGAAGAATGA
- the dotA gene encoding type IVB secretion system protein DotA, which yields MNKIVSTLLMTLFPALALAADSSSGSLSFAPPPSDYSVVFLGNIFGIVDGVLHGSGSQIMGSMFSVFNSAVLALGGIVIMYTLLVSTMNTAQEGQMLGQKWSSIWVPVRSTLGLALLIPKASGYCLMQIFVMWVVLQGVGAADKVWEAALSYLNRGGVIVQTQINPLTSLQAGGNSVATGASKILAGQVCMAGIQQALESQRQTLMSQKSSGEGVCSGTPSAAMAPFCNTAVPDFINSVNMVAVQNADPSKNTFTAKMPNFDSNNPYAVLNGICGSITWSSIANINTVSGVVKNNDLETAKMSRAIAIQQMYLDLAMVAQVMVNNNPSLNPSSSGANTNNKPFAPGVAQQQFGVPYLNSGSACDSPSTDCVSWGPDSSNSNAPLFSGTEFQGAITDYNGIMMPTLNLIRQAQDSSNANKQRAFIAQAQQQGWLMAGSYFFDLARLNASDLQTANQTDTNTGLEGSQFDSQIPLNAFSQNKQCSGTYAALCQWLGGNQTAIQNMVGLINGSTLVGPNNPPLSPPTFGNNAAQKAQSGVLSSTVYGFINNSVMVNLPGQPGLNPPQFAMKFNMDLSPGPMYLKSQDFPCGEVKIVFFKFCLGQLLGDIFYNLIIRNLFNFFLTMMSTIINMIVMSFLSLPLLGMAEIFKHGVSFIQQPTVNPVVALANMGVNYINFANELWIYLMGLAIMSAIIPWFGIFIFPLLAMVMPLLFAWLSTMVSIGFLTAYYIPFLPYMIFTFGTIAWLIAVIEAMVAAPIVALGVTHPEGHDAFGKGEQAIMILMNVFLRPAMMIIGYISAIALSYVAVWVINAGFANAVTFVQGDPNAPTWNVTGASDFGNSIIAGAPTGNGSSYQPNQNYAAQKAARIDTTIGYTGWAGIYGFFFAILIYTTMYITAVQKSFTLITYLPDKVLRWIGGQGESIGQETSQWAEEGKKQVEGAGSSTMKAAGQMDQQLQGYAMKGMKKLTGQGASKGASVSGKGGDSSKKTEATPSKPPVE from the coding sequence ATGAATAAAATTGTTAGTACGTTGTTAATGACGTTGTTCCCTGCGCTGGCTTTAGCGGCAGACAGTTCCTCTGGTTCACTGAGTTTTGCCCCGCCTCCCAGTGATTACTCTGTGGTTTTCCTTGGCAATATTTTTGGTATTGTCGACGGCGTGCTGCATGGCAGCGGCAGTCAGATCATGGGCAGTATGTTTTCCGTGTTTAACTCGGCGGTATTGGCGTTAGGCGGTATTGTCATCATGTATACCCTGCTGGTATCGACTATGAATACCGCGCAGGAAGGGCAGATGCTTGGCCAGAAATGGTCATCCATCTGGGTTCCCGTTCGTTCGACTTTAGGTTTGGCCTTATTAATTCCCAAGGCTTCCGGCTATTGTCTGATGCAAATTTTTGTGATGTGGGTGGTGCTGCAGGGCGTGGGCGCCGCGGATAAAGTGTGGGAAGCGGCCTTAAGCTATTTAAACCGTGGGGGTGTGATTGTTCAGACCCAGATTAATCCATTGACGTCGTTGCAGGCCGGTGGTAACAGTGTGGCTACCGGGGCATCCAAGATTTTGGCCGGTCAGGTGTGCATGGCCGGCATTCAACAAGCCCTGGAGAGTCAACGTCAAACCTTAATGAGTCAAAAAAGCAGCGGCGAAGGGGTGTGTTCCGGTACGCCTTCTGCAGCCATGGCGCCTTTCTGTAATACAGCTGTGCCTGACTTCATAAATTCCGTGAACATGGTCGCGGTTCAGAATGCGGATCCTTCCAAAAACACGTTCACGGCCAAGATGCCAAATTTTGATTCCAATAATCCCTATGCGGTTTTAAACGGGATTTGCGGCTCGATCACCTGGAGTTCGATTGCCAACATCAATACGGTGTCCGGCGTGGTGAAGAACAATGACCTGGAAACCGCGAAAATGTCCCGTGCCATTGCTATTCAGCAGATGTACCTGGACTTGGCCATGGTGGCCCAGGTAATGGTCAATAATAACCCTTCGCTGAACCCTTCTTCGTCTGGCGCGAACACCAACAATAAACCCTTCGCACCCGGTGTTGCCCAGCAACAGTTTGGCGTGCCTTACCTCAACTCCGGTTCGGCCTGCGATAGCCCTTCGACCGATTGCGTCAGTTGGGGTCCTGATTCCTCCAATTCCAACGCCCCCTTGTTTAGCGGCACCGAATTTCAGGGCGCCATAACGGATTATAACGGCATCATGATGCCTACGTTGAATCTTATCCGACAGGCCCAGGACAGCAGTAACGCCAATAAGCAGCGCGCCTTTATTGCCCAGGCGCAGCAACAGGGGTGGCTCATGGCCGGCAGCTACTTCTTTGACTTGGCCCGTCTGAATGCCTCTGATTTGCAGACCGCCAATCAGACCGACACCAACACCGGCTTGGAGGGTAGCCAGTTTGACAGTCAGATTCCACTCAACGCGTTTAGCCAGAACAAGCAATGCAGCGGGACCTATGCGGCCTTGTGTCAATGGTTAGGCGGTAACCAGACGGCAATCCAGAACATGGTGGGATTGATTAACGGTTCCACACTGGTCGGTCCCAATAACCCGCCGCTGAGCCCACCGACCTTTGGTAACAATGCGGCTCAAAAAGCACAAAGCGGGGTTCTTTCCTCAACCGTTTATGGCTTCATCAATAACTCGGTTATGGTCAATCTGCCGGGCCAACCCGGACTGAATCCGCCCCAGTTTGCCATGAAGTTTAATATGGATTTGTCGCCTGGACCCATGTACTTAAAATCGCAGGATTTCCCTTGTGGTGAAGTCAAGATTGTCTTCTTTAAATTCTGCCTGGGGCAATTGTTAGGGGACATCTTCTACAACCTCATCATCAGGAACCTGTTCAACTTCTTCCTGACCATGATGTCAACCATTATTAACATGATTGTCATGTCGTTCCTGTCCCTGCCGTTACTCGGTATGGCGGAAATCTTCAAGCACGGGGTGTCCTTCATTCAGCAGCCGACGGTTAACCCCGTGGTGGCGCTGGCCAACATGGGAGTTAACTACATTAACTTCGCTAATGAATTATGGATTTACCTGATGGGTCTTGCCATCATGAGCGCCATTATTCCCTGGTTCGGTATCTTTATTTTCCCCTTGCTGGCCATGGTCATGCCCCTGCTGTTTGCCTGGTTAAGCACCATGGTGAGCATCGGTTTCCTGACGGCCTACTACATTCCGTTCCTGCCGTACATGATTTTCACCTTTGGAACCATCGCCTGGCTGATTGCGGTGATTGAAGCCATGGTGGCTGCACCCATTGTTGCTTTGGGTGTGACTCACCCTGAAGGGCATGATGCCTTCGGTAAGGGCGAGCAGGCGATCATGATCCTGATGAACGTTTTCCTGAGACCCGCCATGATGATCATCGGTTATATTTCAGCCATTGCCCTCTCCTATGTGGCGGTGTGGGTGATTAATGCCGGTTTTGCCAATGCGGTCACGTTCGTTCAGGGCGATCCCAATGCACCCACCTGGAATGTCACCGGGGCTTCTGATTTTGGCAACTCCATCATTGCCGGGGCGCCTACTGGCAATGGCTCGTCCTATCAACCCAATCAAAATTATGCAGCTCAGAAAGCAGCAAGAATTGATACGACCATTGGTTACACGGGCTGGGCGGGCATTTACGGGTTCTTCTTTGCCATTCTCATCTATACCACCATGTACATTACGGCGGTGCAGAAATCGTTTACCTTGATTACCTACCTCCCCGACAAGGTGTTGCGCTGGATTGGCGGTCAGGGTGAGAGCATCGGCCAGGAAACGTCGCAATGGGCTGAAGAAGGCAAAAAACAAGTCGAGGGTGCCGGTTCCAGCACGATGAAGGCTGCAGGTCAAATGGATCAACAGCTGCAGGGTTATGCAATGAAGGGTATGAAGAAACTCACTGGCCAAGGGGCTTCCAAAGGTGCCAGTGTCAGTGGTAAAGGAGGAGATAGCTCAAAAAAGACGGAAGCGACTCCTAGCAAACCTCCGGTTGAGTAA
- a CDS encoding zinc-finger domain-containing protein, which yields MSENEKKQPACTEKMYVVHPGDLPLSCPTDEMQLWNAHPKVYLPIEKTGQEVCPYCGSRFLLQDD from the coding sequence ATGTCGGAAAATGAAAAAAAACAGCCTGCCTGCACTGAAAAAATGTATGTGGTTCATCCCGGTGATCTGCCGTTGAGCTGTCCAACGGATGAAATGCAATTATGGAATGCGCATCCCAAGGTGTATTTGCCCATTGAAAAAACAGGCCAGGAAGTATGCCCTTATTGCGGATCCCGATTTTTGTTGCAAGATGATTAA
- a CDS encoding N-acetylmuramoyl-L-alanine amidase — protein sequence MKSRIVVLLSLVLIWANHAMAARLQSVQVKQQAGKTSLFFTLDSAIAHKVFTLTNPDRVVVDFENTNLAFNLNQLNLNNELIKLVRSGHPNPHTLRLVFEVRDAVKLRANPWKGGKHAFALDISANGVKPYSPPSVKPLAVSRQPVSKPVPVRSMPKKPLRDVVIVLDPGHGGKDPGASGPHRTAEKNITLAIALKLKQIIDRQPGMRAVLTRRGDYYVGLRERLNIARQYNGDVFVSIHADAFINQQSSGASVFALSQRGATSEAARWLAEKENYSELGGVNLKDLDDQSGLVREVLIDLSQTATIGASLHMGERVLRNLNTVTKLHNHKVEQARFMVLKSPDIPSILIETGFISNPREERNLTDSRYQTRLTQSIFQGLKRYFWDYPPHGSRIEAMSGNSLHLVRRGETLPTIASQYHVSMAALKSANHLSGNQVRAGQRLVIPSSWS from the coding sequence ATGAAAAGCAGAATAGTTGTTTTATTAAGTTTGGTACTGATTTGGGCGAATCACGCCATGGCCGCGCGCCTGCAATCCGTGCAAGTCAAGCAGCAGGCGGGTAAGACGTCGTTGTTTTTTACGTTAGACAGTGCGATCGCCCATAAAGTGTTTACATTAACCAATCCTGATCGCGTGGTGGTGGATTTTGAAAACACGAACCTCGCCTTTAATCTGAACCAGCTCAATCTCAATAATGAATTAATCAAATTGGTGCGAAGCGGCCATCCTAATCCACACACGCTGCGGCTGGTGTTTGAAGTGCGTGATGCGGTTAAACTGCGCGCTAATCCCTGGAAAGGGGGCAAGCATGCCTTTGCGCTGGATATTTCTGCCAATGGCGTTAAACCCTATTCCCCGCCGAGCGTAAAACCGCTCGCCGTTTCTCGCCAACCGGTAAGCAAACCCGTACCTGTACGCAGCATGCCTAAAAAACCCTTGAGGGACGTGGTCATTGTGCTTGATCCTGGTCATGGCGGTAAAGATCCTGGGGCCAGTGGGCCGCACCGCACCGCGGAAAAAAACATCACCCTGGCCATCGCCCTTAAGTTAAAACAAATCATCGACAGGCAACCCGGGATGCGGGCCGTATTGACGCGGCGCGGCGATTATTATGTCGGATTGCGTGAACGATTGAACATTGCCCGCCAATACAATGGCGATGTGTTTGTCTCCATTCATGCGGATGCGTTTATTAATCAGCAATCGAGCGGTGCCTCCGTGTTTGCCCTGTCGCAACGCGGCGCCACCAGTGAAGCGGCACGCTGGTTGGCAGAGAAGGAAAACTATTCGGAATTAGGCGGCGTTAATCTTAAAGATCTGGATGACCAAAGCGGCCTTGTGCGAGAGGTGCTCATTGATTTATCGCAAACGGCAACCATCGGTGCCAGCCTGCATATGGGCGAGCGGGTTTTACGCAATCTGAATACCGTCACTAAACTGCATAATCACAAAGTCGAGCAGGCACGGTTTATGGTGCTTAAATCACCCGATATCCCCTCCATTCTGATTGAGACAGGATTTATTTCAAATCCCAGAGAAGAGAGAAACCTAACCGATTCCCGTTACCAAACGCGGTTAACGCAATCCATTTTCCAGGGTCTTAAACGCTACTTCTGGGATTATCCGCCGCACGGCAGCCGCATTGAAGCCATGTCCGGCAACAGCCTGCACCTGGTCAGACGGGGTGAAACCCTGCCTACTATCGCGTCTCAATACCATGTGTCCATGGCCGCTTTAAAAAGTGCCAATCATTTGTCAGGAAATCAGGTAAGAGCCGGCCAACGTTTGGTTATTCCTTCATCATGGTCGTAA
- the icmX gene encoding type IVB secretion system protein IcmX, translating into MMKKTLRHVVLPGLLVLSSYAGAQNPNDNNQQSIDGLSHRLKVLGEYLGYDLNSFCPTVGGQCQLEPNQTQSAFSNFLIDTNTASQYQINLLASYIGALLPANSTSGATQDQGSQSSLIPATMTTYQSLFQNFASKTFPNYNSPSNANVSVSQLVDQTPYQTDPVNQAILNILSTPDASYCMDQNGGYVQGDCFTGQNNSGNNGGGPVISQNQVMINVIGTPPGTGFFPLGKQNENLVAQLSMDSLLGPLLFSTGSSSSQPGSNTGLVANNQLQTATNFIRYASGMVAPLTLPSRDAYSQLYLTATTPVDKNNPNQTQALKDQAMATLSNYLTNLRIYAAQSSVGISNLYYILSKRMPQQSAASGQNQGQTSSQALNEFNMATWRLYNTNTTSGSENQQWIQRINTASSATVQKEIAILLAEINYQMYLSRQQQERILLTNTMLLIQNARAAQPSPSLSSSALDGGNSTGSSQ; encoded by the coding sequence ATGATGAAAAAAACGTTGCGCCACGTTGTACTGCCCGGTCTGTTGGTATTGAGCTCCTATGCCGGTGCCCAAAATCCCAACGACAATAACCAGCAAAGCATCGATGGTTTATCCCATCGCCTTAAAGTACTGGGTGAATACCTCGGGTATGATTTAAATTCATTCTGCCCCACAGTAGGCGGCCAATGCCAGCTGGAGCCGAATCAAACCCAGAGCGCTTTCAGTAATTTCCTCATCGACACCAATACCGCTTCCCAATACCAGATTAATCTGCTGGCCTCCTACATTGGTGCGTTGTTGCCAGCCAACAGCACCTCAGGCGCCACCCAGGATCAGGGCAGCCAATCGTCCTTGATTCCGGCCACCATGACGACTTATCAGTCGCTGTTTCAAAACTTTGCCAGTAAAACGTTTCCCAATTACAACTCGCCGTCCAATGCGAACGTTTCCGTCTCCCAGTTAGTCGATCAGACTCCCTACCAAACGGATCCGGTTAATCAGGCCATTTTAAACATCCTCTCAACCCCCGATGCCAGTTACTGCATGGATCAAAACGGTGGTTATGTACAGGGCGATTGCTTCACCGGCCAAAACAATTCCGGCAACAATGGCGGCGGACCGGTTATTTCACAAAACCAGGTGATGATCAATGTGATCGGCACACCGCCGGGCACCGGGTTTTTCCCTCTGGGTAAACAAAACGAGAATTTGGTTGCGCAATTGAGCATGGACAGTTTGCTTGGCCCGCTGTTATTCAGCACAGGCAGTTCATCCAGTCAACCCGGCAGCAATACCGGGTTAGTGGCCAACAATCAATTGCAGACGGCGACTAATTTTATCCGTTACGCCTCCGGCATGGTGGCTCCTCTGACATTGCCAAGCCGTGATGCCTACAGCCAACTTTACCTCACGGCCACCACACCGGTTGATAAGAATAACCCCAACCAGACTCAGGCCCTGAAAGATCAGGCCATGGCGACTTTATCCAACTACCTGACTAACCTGAGAATCTACGCGGCACAGAGCTCTGTCGGCATCAGCAACCTGTATTACATCCTCTCCAAGCGCATGCCTCAACAAAGCGCCGCGTCCGGTCAAAATCAGGGGCAGACAAGCAGCCAGGCCTTGAATGAATTCAACATGGCCACCTGGCGGCTTTACAATACCAATACGACCTCCGGCTCTGAAAACCAGCAATGGATTCAGCGCATTAATACCGCGTCGTCAGCCACCGTCCAAAAAGAGATTGCCATTCTTCTGGCAGAAATTAATTACCAGATGTACTTAAGCCGTCAGCAACAGGAGCGTATCCTGTTAACCAACACCATGCTGCTGATTCAAAACGCACGCGCCGCTCAACCCAGCCCATCCCTGTCTTCATCGGCTCTGGATGGCGGTAACAGCACAGGCAGCAGCCAATAA
- the miaA gene encoding tRNA (adenosine(37)-N6)-dimethylallyltransferase MiaA, whose amino-acid sequence MPETVLCLMGPTASGKTALACDLAQRFPVEIISVDSAMIYRGMDIGTAKPTPDELLRAPHQLLDILDPPDSFSAAEFCQAANHLIEGIHARGKIPLLVGGTMMYFHALQQGLSDLPEADDLLRQQLLKQAEDKGWAAMHRELADVDAVAAARIHPNDTQRIQRALEVFYLTGKPLSHFLEQGKGRPRHHFVNCILFPNERAWLHERIALRFDAMLKQGFVEEVRQLMARWPLLTPANPSMRLVGYRQALDYLAGRDDHEQFRDKGMAATRQLAKRQLTWLRGWPDGCFFSCDKPDITGEFMAKLAEILDNSPQKTND is encoded by the coding sequence ATGCCTGAGACGGTGTTGTGTTTAATGGGGCCGACGGCCTCGGGAAAAACCGCCTTAGCCTGTGATCTGGCGCAACGGTTTCCTGTGGAAATCATCAGTGTGGATTCGGCCATGATTTATCGCGGCATGGACATTGGTACAGCCAAGCCCACTCCTGATGAACTGCTGCGCGCACCGCACCAGTTGCTGGACATTCTTGATCCGCCTGATTCGTTTTCTGCCGCTGAGTTTTGCCAGGCGGCGAATCACTTGATTGAGGGCATTCATGCCCGTGGAAAAATTCCACTGCTCGTCGGCGGAACCATGATGTATTTCCATGCCTTGCAACAGGGATTGTCTGATTTACCCGAAGCCGATGATCTGTTGCGTCAGCAATTACTGAAGCAGGCCGAGGACAAAGGGTGGGCGGCCATGCACCGTGAATTGGCTGATGTCGATGCCGTCGCTGCCGCGCGTATACACCCCAATGATACGCAGCGGATTCAACGGGCCCTGGAGGTCTTTTACTTAACGGGTAAACCCTTGTCCCATTTTTTAGAACAGGGAAAAGGCCGACCGCGCCATCATTTTGTCAATTGCATTCTTTTTCCAAATGAACGCGCCTGGCTGCATGAACGCATTGCTCTGCGTTTTGATGCCATGCTTAAACAGGGTTTTGTTGAGGAAGTCAGGCAATTGATGGCGCGCTGGCCGCTGTTAACGCCGGCCAACCCTTCGATGCGTCTGGTGGGTTACCGTCAGGCGTTGGATTATCTTGCGGGAAGGGATGATCATGAGCAGTTTCGCGACAAAGGCATGGCCGCGACACGGCAATTGGCCAAGCGCCAGTTAACCTGGTTGCGCGGATGGCCGGACGGGTGTTTTTTTTCTTGTGACAAACCGGACATCACCGGCGAATTCATGGCAAAGCTTGCGGAAATATTGGATAATAGCCCGCAAAAAACGAATGATTAA